A DNA window from Daucus carota subsp. sativus chromosome 3, DH1 v3.0, whole genome shotgun sequence contains the following coding sequences:
- the LOC108210452 gene encoding glutaminyl-peptide cyclotransferase-like: protein MVSGASSTGKQNNTPNNHHPSNPHPRTKSMSKSISSSSLFTSFKKHLLYIPLLIMIFAAFFLLSISSNTFSAIGSDAVSPHNYVIEVVNEFPHDPKAFTQGLLYGGNDTVFESTGLYGQSTVRRVAIQTGEILRLHKMESSYFGEGLTLIGDRLYQVTWLKKIGFIYDRNNFSKVKSFTHQMGDGWGLATDGKFLFGTDGSSTLYQIDPLNMKVIQKQVVTYNGYEVHNLNELEYINDEVWANVWQTDCIARISPKDGVVREWILLQSLREGLLAAGRKNFDVLNGIAWDKENDRIFVTGKLWPKLYEIKLHPAKKELHGNIEEICMPKRFVFGTHS from the exons ATGGTGAGCGGAGCTAGCAGTACAGGAAAACAAAACAACACACCCAACAACCACCACCCATCAAATCCCCACCCTCGCACAAAGTCAATGTCTAAATCCATCAGCTCCTCGTCTCTTTTCACCTCTTTTAAGAAACACCTCTTGTACATACCTCTACTAATTATGATTTTCGCCGCGTTTTTTCTCTTGAGCATTTCGTCGAACACTTTCAGTGCAATTGGATCTGATGCTGTTTCTCCGCATAATTATGTGATCGAGGTTGTTAATGAGTTTCCTCATGATCCTAAAGCGTTCACGCAG gGGCTTTTGTATGGAGGAAATGATACGGTTTTTGAGTCAACTGGTCTTTATGGTCAG TCAACAGTTCGACGAGTAGCTATTCAGACTGGCGAG ATTTTAAGACTTCATAAGATGGAATCATCTTACTTTGGAGAGGGTTTAACTCTTATTGGTGACAG GTTATATCAAGTTACTTGGTTGAAGAAAATTGGTTTCATTTATGATCGAAATAATTTCAGCAAA GTTAAGAGCTTTACTCACCAAATGGGAGATGGTTGGGGGCTGGCTACTGATGGCAAATTTTTGTTTGGAACTGATGGAAGCTCAACATTGTATCAAATTGATCCGCTAAATATGAAAG TCATACAAAAACAAGTTGTCACTTATAATGGTTATGAAGTGCATAACCTCAATGAGCTGGAGTACATAAATGATGAAGTTTGGGCAAATGTTTGGCAG ACTGACTGCATTGCTAGAATTTCACCGAAAGATGGTGTTGTCCGGGAGTGGATTCTACTTCAAAGTTTAAG AGAAGGATTACTGGCTGCTGGAAGAAAA AATTTTGATGTTTTAAATGGCATAGCATGGGATAAAGAGAACGACAGAATTTTTG TGACAGGAAAGCTTTGGCCAAAGCTGTACGAAATAAAGCTGCATCCAGCAAAGAAAGAGCTTCATGGAAACATTGAAGAAATCTGCATGCCGAAGCGGTTTGTATTTGGGACTCATTCATAA